One window of Aulosira sp. FACHB-615 genomic DNA carries:
- a CDS encoding Uma2 family endonuclease, with the protein MTYTPPKILSFEEFITEHGDNTRYELIDGELRDMEPTGPHEAVAGNIAGRIYVEIFHSNFNWIVPKTCLIKPPAAEATALRPDVIVLDKEQLAGEPLWQKEPIICNGKTIKLVAEVVSTNWQDDYARKVEEYAFLNIPEYWIVDFRGLGGLQFIGNPKQPTFTVCQLVNGVYEQHKYRLGELISSCLLPNLRMKLDDIMPS; encoded by the coding sequence ATGACCTACACTCCACCTAAGATACTTAGTTTTGAAGAATTTATAACTGAACACGGGGACAATACGCGTTACGAACTAATTGATGGAGAATTAAGAGACATGGAACCTACAGGCCCTCACGAAGCTGTGGCAGGGAATATTGCAGGTAGAATCTATGTCGAAATCTTTCATTCTAATTTTAATTGGATAGTGCCAAAAACCTGTTTGATTAAGCCGCCTGCTGCTGAAGCTACAGCTTTGCGTCCTGATGTGATTGTTTTAGATAAAGAACAATTGGCGGGGGAACCTCTATGGCAAAAAGAACCCATTATTTGTAATGGTAAGACAATTAAGCTAGTTGCTGAAGTTGTCAGTACTAATTGGCAGGATGACTATGCTAGAAAAGTTGAAGAATATGCGTTTCTTAATATACCTGAATATTGGATTGTCGATTTTCGAGGATTGGGTGGTTTGCAATTTATTGGTAATCCAAAACAACCGACCTTCACTGTTTGTCAACTAGTTAATGGCGTATATGAACAACATAAATATCGCTTAGGAGAACTTATCTCATCTTGTTTGTTACCTAATTTACGGATGAAACTTGACGATATTATGCCAAGTTGA
- a CDS encoding LysR family transcriptional regulator: MELRHLRYFIAVAEELHFTNAAQRLHIAQPPLSQQLQQLEAEIGVKLFHRKTKRQVQLTEAGKVFLQEAYGLLQQLETAVALTQRIGKGQTGQLRIGFTSLAIYDLLPLILREFRQQFLEVELVLLELTTSQQEQALKDSRIHLGFAHPPLVDNTLSYSCIQSESLVVALPSTHSLAQKEHISVESLLSEPLIMFPRYLAPGLYDLVMGLFQKGDFKPHIVQEAIQMQTIIGLVSAQIGVAIVPSSLQNLQRSGVVYRSIVEQVPVIETALIWQQDSLTAIAENFLQFTQKFIDK; this comes from the coding sequence ATGGAATTAAGGCACTTGCGTTACTTTATTGCTGTAGCTGAGGAACTACATTTCACTAACGCTGCTCAGAGATTGCATATAGCTCAACCGCCTCTTAGCCAACAACTCCAGCAACTAGAAGCAGAAATAGGAGTAAAGCTGTTTCATCGCAAGACTAAGCGACAAGTACAGCTAACAGAAGCCGGCAAAGTTTTTCTACAAGAGGCTTATGGATTACTTCAGCAACTAGAAACAGCAGTAGCACTGACTCAAAGAATTGGAAAAGGGCAAACAGGTCAACTGAGAATAGGATTTACTAGTTTGGCAATTTACGATCTGTTACCCTTGATTTTGCGAGAATTTCGCCAGCAATTTTTAGAAGTAGAATTAGTTTTACTAGAGCTAACCACCAGTCAACAGGAGCAAGCACTCAAAGATTCCCGAATTCATCTGGGTTTTGCTCATCCACCATTAGTGGATAACACTTTATCTTATAGTTGCATTCAAAGTGAAAGCCTAGTCGTAGCTTTGCCTTCAACTCATTCATTGGCTCAAAAAGAACATATTTCAGTGGAATCGCTATTAAGTGAACCCTTAATCATGTTTCCTCGCTATCTAGCACCAGGACTTTACGATCTAGTTATGGGTCTTTTTCAGAAAGGAGACTTCAAACCTCACATTGTTCAGGAGGCGATTCAAATGCAAACAATTATTGGATTAGTATCGGCGCAAATTGGTGTGGCAATAGTACCATCTTCTTTACAAAACCTTCAAAGGTCTGGTGTAGTTTATCGTTCTATAGTAGAACAAGTACCAGTAATCGAAACTGCTTTGATTTGGCAGCAAGATAGTTTAACAGCCATTGCAGAGAATTTTTTACAGTTTACTCAAAAGTTCATAGATAAATAA